The genomic stretch TTTAAGCTCCTCCAAGCAGCTCATTGACACCATATTTGTCCCTGTTCCCCTCTCCCCTGGTGCCCATTGGCTTGGCAGGGAGGCTACAGGGGGTCCTGCCTTTGTCCCCATTCTCTTCTCACATGTATTCGTGACTTTAAACTTTACTTTCCAACCACGGTACGTCCATAAAGACAGTATTACGCTTAAATGAAGTATTCTTTTTTGTAATCATTTTTTAGACggtaaagaaatttaataaagctACTTTATGATAATGCCAATATCTGTGTCTGGTCTTTGTCTCGGTGTGTGCCTCTTTAAGCTTTAAAATAGATACCTTTtttctggtttggctcagtggatagagcgtcagcccccggactaaagggtcccgagttcaattccggtcaagggcacctgcctgggttgtgggctcgaaccccagaagggggcgtgcaggaggcagccaatccatgattccctctcatcattgatgtttctatctctctcccttccgctctgaaatcaatttaaaaaaattataatttacttattttgaacAATGTTCAGAGCTACAGAAAAGTGACAAGACTATTATAATAAACTCCCTTATGCTCTGTTCTATACTGTGgccactagctacatgtggctgtttccatttaaatatacattcgttataattataattaacttGTGCCTGGTGGCTAATGTATTGGCCTCCAGAGGTAGGAAACATTGCCATTGTGGCAAAAAGTTCTAACAACGAAGCACAGTGAAGACCTCAAACAAAATCTTTACAGATTGCGTTTTCCTCGTGACAATTCATAGCAATTGTAAAAGGCAAAATTCAAACAATACAGAAATGtttggcatagcggaggtgcccTGGTCCACTTAGTGCAAACACCTATCCTGTCAACAGTTTGGAGTATCTCCTGCCAAaccttttttctaaaatgttttgctgctttattttttgagatataatatGCACACATGTTGTGCACAAGTCTGTTAGGGTtgccgaaggaggaacgcacgcggccaaagtggtaagggattataaatttattaagtcTTCTGGAAACTCAGATGAGCTGAGCCCcccaaatggcaccagcacccagggacaaggaatcagattttattttttaatttattgattttttacagagaggaagggagagggcgagagagttagaaacatcgatgagagagaaacatcgatcagctgcctcctgcacaccctctactggggatgtgccagcaaccaaggtacatgcccttgacgggaatcgaacccggggcccttcagtccgcaggccgacgctctatccactgagccaaacccgttagggcaaggaatcagattttaaaggactctaggcgggccTTTTTGGGGCAGGTCCACAGGGGAAAGAttgtggtcttagcaagtggaatgtggtctgaGCGAAAGGGAATGCCGGTTgggaagtggcctaaaggtcaggtcccaggggagggggtatcgattcaattattgGATCAGACCTGACAGAGTCCTGCACAGAAGCACATCGCTCCGCGGCTTTTCACAAACCGAACACCCTCGAGTcaccagcaccaggacaggaagtgcaGCAGCCCGGGCTGGCCCCCAACCTGACCCTTCCTCTCACTCCCTCCAAAGGTGATTGATGGTTGCTCTCCTGACTTCTCACTTCCTCTGTTTTACCTCTGGATTGTTCAACCAGGAGATAATGGGTGGGTTTCAGAGGTTTCAGGAAGTCCCAGGAATTTTATGCAGAGTTGTGTATTTCTGAGTGGAAGGTCCATTGCACTGTCAATTtttcaggggggttagtgagccAAGAAGGGGcctttgtaacatttttttttttaattgtttctctagccctagctggtctggctcagtggatagagcgtcggcctgcagactgaagggtcccaggttcgattccggtcaagggcacatgcccgggttgcaggctcaatccccagtaaggggcgtgcaggaggcagccaatcaatgattctctttcatcattgatgtttctatctcttactctcctttcctctctgaaatcaataaaaatatatttttaaaaaagaaagattggcctagttgtttaaaaaaattgtttctcaCAGGTAATTGCCCAGGACCATTTTGTCCTCTTTGCTAAACTTGTTCAGCTAATGCTTAAGAACCcattccccaccaccacccagtttcttgctttaatttttaaaatatatttttattgattttaggaagggagagggagagagagttagaaacatcaatgatgagagagaaccattgatcggctgcctcctgcactccccctactggggatcgagcccacaacccaagcggcctgtgccctgaccgggaatagaaccacgacctcctggttcacaggagcCATGCCCGCCaagctaatttttttaatacatgatttttttggttaatccttacctgagtatatttttccactgattttttagagagagtggaagagaggtggggagagagagaaacatcgatgggagggAGACACACATTGACTGGCCCATTTCcaaacatgccctgaccagggccagggaatgaACCTGTAATCCAGGTACAAGCCTTTGACcgggaaatcaaacccacagcccttTGGTGCCCAGGtggacactccaaccactgagccacaccagccagggcaatatatgatttttaaatatgtttttattaatttaagggagaggaagagaggggtggaaacatcaatgatgagagagaatcattgatcagctgcctcctgcacaccccctactggggatcgagcttgacgtcagggcatgtgccgtgacctcctggtttatgggtggatgctaaaccactgagccacactggctgggctaaaccatttttaagtttcagttcggtggcattaagtacattcagattgttgtgcagccatcaccaccacccatttCCAGGACTCTTTATCTTCCTAAACTGAAattctgtccccattaaacattAACtcgtcaccccccacccccagctctgagCACCATTCTATGAATTTGCCTGCTCTAGGGacctcacataagtggaatcatacggAATGTGtcctctgtgtctggcttatttcacttagcataatatccttaaGATTCATCCGTGTTGTAGCATATGGCAGAATGTCCTtccctttttaagactgaatagtatttcatagtatgtatatactacatcttgtttatccattcatccaacaATAGACACCTAATTGCTTCTACTTGTTGGCGACTGTCAATAATGCTGGTGTACAAATGCAAGCACAGGGTAGGTGTTAGACTGGGAGGGTCAGATCAGACCTGGGTTTAGCGACCTTgatacttgagttctggctaggaaagattTCAGAGCCAAAGCTCACACTACAGGAGAAcattaagttttgttttgtttttcatcctcACCGGAGAACATTTAGGGAAattcacagaggtagaagaagcaacTCCTAGacgaaatgggcttaggaaacaagagggaaaggaagggcctTGGGAGcgtgggagtgaggaagctcaTGGTGAAGTgtctggagggaggcagagaggagaggggaggcagagaggagggggaaagcGAAATGAAAAGCTTGGGCGAGCTCCTGGGAGGAGAGTGAGCTGAATCCTCATTCCAAGGGTTTTGAGGGtgaagattttaggggaggtGCCAGGGGAaggtcttaatagaatattcatcagctttccaggtgtgtccttgcAGGGTCAAGGTCTCCACTGATTCATTCTCCAATGCagttggtcctgaggtcagccatggggtcgctggtctggttttgctgcttttctgggcctggagctgaaatacagctgaggcctagatgttaatAGTAGCCATCCTTCTGGCTGTGAAGTGGTTCTAACTTTGCTCTTTAGAAGAGAGGTGAGTGGCCTTTTTTTGACGGGGGCATTTATATCTGGCAGGCTATAGTTGTGCAATTTCAAATGGCTAATCTCTTgaacacctcccccacccccacccccgccagctgATAAGAGAGCTATCATTAGCCCATGGCTTAGAAAGGTTAAGAATTTGCCAAGGTCACAGGTAAACTGCAGAGCCAGAAACTGAATCCAAGGCCTTATCTCCTCATTATTTCATTCTGCATTGTTAAGTAATCCACCCCACTGCCTTTGGGCACAGAAGGTGAGCTCCTGCCAccgaaggtcacacagctggtggtgACAGAGCAATGTCATCATCCAATGCTCAGCCATCAGGAGGGTGAGCAACACTGACCTTGAGTGCTGACTCTGGGGACCAGGCTCCATGCCCAGACACCAGACACCAATATTCCTGCAGGAAATAACTCAGGTGTCATGGCTTCTTTTATAGATATACAATATtcctactgatttttagagagaaaggaagggaggagtagAGAGAACATCAGTGAGAGAGTGGAATATCAAttgctctgcctcctgcatggccctactggggatcacagTCTgcagccacaacccaggcatgtgccctgaccaggaatggaacctgtgacttCTCGGTGCAcggaatgacactcaaccaactgaggcacaccgaCCAGGGCAGGTGTCATGACTTCTAAATCTAGCTGGTTCATGAGACAAAGGCTGGGGAGCTTCTTAACCCAAAAAATCTGGGGATGGTCTTCTGGGGTCCTAAACTCTCTTCCTCATTTTATACTCCCTGTCAGCCCGCAAGTTCTCTCGATTCCAGAAGATCTGGAATCGAGACCTTCCCTAGCTCACCCCTACCTAATGTCTTCCAGTGCTTCCTGTTACACCAGAGAGAACTTCAGGGCTCCTGGCAACCCTCTTGCTCACCCCTCTCCAGCCACGCCAATCCCTTGCTAtttcttaaacaaattaaaaattttccccaCCTCAGcagcctttgcacttgctctttcttctctctggctATTTATATTCCAACACCTTTTCATCACTCAGGTCCTAGTTCATATAGCCCCTGCTCAGGAAGTCCAATCCTGATCACCGTCCCCCACCCCGAATCTAGTGACTATCCTGTGACCCTGTTTAATTGCCTTCACAGCAGGTGTTCCGGTTCAAAAGATCCtgttcatgttttctttcttattatgaGGTCTTGCTGCTATAGCAGTGACTTTCAATGATATTTTTATGTGACCTATAGTAATATAAATTTCACACGTGACCCAGCCACTCAGGTGTCatggctgtgtaacaaattacccccaaattTACTGGCTTTAAACAATGACATGTATCTTACTCACAGATTTGCAGTTtgagcagggcttgatggggacaaCTCATGTTTGCTCCTCTTGGTGTCAGCTGGGATGGCCTGACGCTGGGAGTTGGCATCATTTCAATATTCACTCACTTGTCTGGTGCTTCATGTTGGCTTATCTGGGACCTTCATGTTGCCTGGGCCTCCTCTCACCATGGCCACTGGGCTCAGAGAGAGCAACCCAAGACTGAGAGAACTATCACCAGGCAAGAGATGGATCCTAGTTTCTGACCTATGCTTGGAAGTTGCACAGTGTCCTTTCTGCCACATGCTATTTGTTGCTTGTTAAAGAGGAAAGGAATTAGAGTCTAGCTTTTGATGGGGCGTGGCAAAGTTGGAACTACGGTATTTCTGTAGTCATTTTTCAGAAATACAACCTGCCACACCCAGGATACAAATGCAGAATTTGGAGTGTCCCCAGACAATACAGGTACTTAACTAACCCTCCATACACAATGCACTGAATTTTTCCATTGCATTTTGTAGAAACGGCTGATCAGGACccactgcttttatttcttcaccTCAGTTTGAGGAACATGTCACGAGTGTGCAGTTTGTCTTTACTTTACTGTAACCCCGCACCTAGCATGATGTTTGGTGCGTTAAGCACCTTACCAGCTAGCatttcatatgttttatttaacacCTATATGGCTCCTATTGAGTAACAAGAGAGATTGTCCTCATTTAATCTCACGCCAACCCTGAAGCAAGTACAATGATGATCCTCACTTTGAGAAGGGAAGTGAGGCACAGAGGGATGAAATTATGTGCCCAAGgtaacacagctagtaagtagcaaaGCTGGGGTTGGAATCCAATAAATCTGGTTGTAGACTCCATCTTGCTATGCAGACACTTAttgaatttacttatttattgtgaGTCTCCCACGCACACTTAGAACCTCAGATCCACTAGAAGCAATTCACTGCTTGGCCCTTAGAACGCCGCCCTGCCTGCTGCCGGTGCTCCAACTAAGGAGAGAGCCACAGCTTCAAGCTCTAGCAGCCACTTTCCCGTCTGCGCAGGCGCATCAGGTAGGACCTAGAGgcaacccccgccccctccctgcgtCGATTGGCCATCGCCAATGCCTGACGCGTGACCCGGCGCAGGCGTACTAGGCCAGACCAGAGGGGCGTCCCCAATTCGTTAATGACTGGCGGAGGACCAAGCCAATAGAAATGGACCTCTTCAGGAAGGGGGCGGACCTAGCAAACAGTTAAATTTGCGCGGGATTGGCACTCGCGCAGTCATGGCGGCCTTCCGCGACATGGAGGAGTTGTGCCAGGGGCTGCTGAGCCTCCTGGGCGCCAACCACGCTGCGGCGCAGCAGCGGCGGCTGCTGGGGCGCTACGGGAAGATGGTGGAGCGGCTGCTGGAGACGCAAGACGGCGCCGAGCAGCAGCTGCgaggtgagggcaggggccaCCGCGGGGGCGAGGCCCGGACCCAGGCCCTCCTCCTGGGAGGGTGCGGCCAGGCCGGCCTCCAAAGCCCCGCCCTCCTGCGTGCCCCCAACCCTTAGCCAATTTCCCATGGGGCTAGCGGGCGGGCGCTGCTccctcggagcctcagtttctctaccCGTGAAATGGGCTTTAGGACAGCAGCCACCTTCAGGGGTTTGGTGGTAAATATAGGAGTTCGGGCGCCTGGCGCAGTTCTGAGCGCTCGGTGAgcggggactgggagactctgggTTTGAATTGGGGCTCAGGAGTCCCAGCACTTCCACTTCCTAAGGTCATTTAGATGTTTTACttagcacctgctgtgtgccaggcatagtGCCCACCCTGGATGGcagcagagaacaaaacaaaatcccttAGGGGAGCTGATATGCTAGTAGGGGAGGGCAAGAAAAAATGAATACCTCTGGAGGCGACAGGCCAAGGAGAAAAACTGTAGGTTGTGTAGGGAGGAGTGGTGATGTttgggggcggggtcagggaaggccttcTGAGATGATGTTTTAGCAGGAACCCTAAGGAGGTGAGGGGGGAGCCAGGGCTATGGAGAGGATTAAATACATTGATGTGGATAAAGTGCCTCCGCCTGAATGTGGAGAGAACACTGGACAAATAGTATCATTTTTGTCGAATCCAAGACACCATCAAATATAAGACTCTTAGCCCTGAGCCACAGTTGGTTGGATttggggctggagagagaagaGTCCGTGTTCTAGGGAGCTGGGGTTCTGAGCCAGTGAATCCGGTTCAGATCCAGGCTTCGGAGCCATGTGCCTGCGGACAAGTCCCTGAACCTCTGGGCGTCTGTTCTTCACCTCTCAAATGGTGGGAGGGGTTGGCTCACCTCCCTCAGGGTTGTGAGGATGCGCTGAGCAGGGGCTCCCAGGTTATCCTGCACACGGAGCACACACTCAGGAGGGTgagtggggaaggggcaggaaggctTCATAAGAAAGCCAGACCCTCAGCTCTCCTAACAGGAAATCAGCAGGCACCTCTCAAACAGACAAATCAAGAAAGCAGCATAAGCGATTACTTAAAACTATGAAGGTCAGCGCCTGAGAAAATAGTGAAGAGTTGAAAGTCCCTGCCTCAGAGGGGGGCATGtgcgtgcacacgtgtgtgtttaAATGTTCACAACCATGTACATGTAATAATACTTTGGTCAAAAATGAACAATGTCAGTTTGTAAACACTTAAATGCCAGCCCTTGGAGAAGCACCTGTAATCTGTGTTGGCAGGTTCCTCCAGCTCTGTGGGAAGGAACACAGTCACCCGAAGgtgtttttcctctttctggaTGTTGTGTTCCACACGTGTTTATTCTGAGAAGGTGCTGGCAGTCCATGGTGACTATAAGATGCAAGCTCTGGCTCGAGGAAGAAGTAATTCAATGTGAGAGGGGCTGTCATGGGAGCACAGTCATGccccaggagggagaagagagtgtCCCACTGTCTGGCATTACCCAGGAGGTCCGGATGTGTCCCATGgaggacaggcaggcagaggcccaggACTGTGAAAAATGTGGCATTTGCAGAATGAGGCATCTTTGCAGCCAGAGCAGAGAGAAAAACCCGTGGTggggtgaaagggagggagagaggaggctggCAGGAATAGTGAAGATGCTCAAAGGGCCCTGGACCTTGTCCTGGAGACACTGGGGAGCCATGGGAGGTCTTTGAGTAGGGGAGTGACTTCACATTTGGCCTCTGATGCAGCCATTCTGAAGGTAGAAGGAAGAGAGGATCGGCAGATTGGCAACAGGAGAGACCAAGCCAGGGCACATGGGGGAGGCGTACAGGGTGGTCCTCGAGGGACAAAGGACCTGcaccagggaggcagggggaccTGTCAGGCCTGGATGGCCAATCGGATGCAGAAAGTGAGTCAGTGCCAGGCTTCTTGCTCGGGCAGCAGGAGGGATTGTGACGTTATAAATGAAGATTAGGTGTGCAAGAAGAAccttaattaatcaattaattaatttgtgTGGATTCAAACGTGTTTCCGTGAAATGGCAGTATTTATGTGAGGTCCAGGTGAAACTGTCTAGTGGGTGTTCGGAAATAAGATGAATGGGTTGGAGAGCTGCAGACAGGGAAGTGGGACCGTTCATcgttgatgggggtggggggcgcggcggGCGGGGTAGTTGAGGCCACAGGCCCGTGAACCACAGTCTGCTCCTCGGGCTCTCCCAGGACAGACCCCAGGAAGCCCGAGTTGAGGGGCCTCAGCCTTCTCCCACCCCGCAGAGATCCTCAAGGCAGAGACGGATGTGGCCCAGAGCCTTCTCGATGCGAAGGAGCAGGCGTGCCAGGGGGGTGCTGAATTGCAGCAGATTGAAGCCAAGCTTCAGAAGGCCAGCGAGCAGGACACTCACCTGAAGGCCAGCCTCCTATATCCTTTCCTGCTTGTTTGAAACAGCTGGGCCTCGGCCTCTCCTGGGAGGTGTGAAGTCATTCACACTAGAACCCGTGCTTGGAGCCAGAAGCCTGGGCCCATGGGGCTGCTGTTAGCCTGTAGGCAGCCCTCCCTCCAGAGTCAGGGATCCTTAACTTCCTGCTCTACTCAGCTCACCAGGGAGCTAGAGGACCTCAAGGAGGTTGAGGCTGATCTCGAAAAACAGGAGAAGGAAGTTGACGACGACACGACGGTCACCATCCCTGCAGCCATGTAGGTCCCATAAATGCCAGTGTGAGTGCATGCCTGAGTCTGTGTGTTCAGTCCACAGCTTTTTTCGGGGGTTGATGCTGGGGtaactttcttttctctctctttttttttttttgtattcttatgCAGGTATGTGGCTCAACTTTATCACCGAATTAGTAAAATTGAGTGGGATTATGAGTGTGAACCGGGGATGATCAAAGGCAGTATCCTTTGTGGAGAAAAGGAGCCCTGTGCACTGCAGGTGGGGATATAAAATGCTGCAGCCGCGGTGGGAAACAGGATGGGGGTCCTATACACTTCCGAGTGTAAATCCTAAAGAGCTGAAAGCAGGGACTGGGACAGATACATCATTGTTCCTAGTAGCATTGGTCGCAGAAGGTGGAGGCAACCCATGTGTTCATTGctatggaatagtattcagccttaaagggaaggaaattctgacatgttACAACATGCTTGAACGTGGAGGACATGCTGAGTGAGAAAAGCCAGAAactaaaagataaatactgtaagATTGCACTTAcatggggtcccaggttcggttctggtcaaaggtatgtacctcggttgcaggctcctcccccgcctgggccctggtcggggcacgtgcaggagtcaaagtcatagagacaggaagtagatggTAGGTTTCAGGGGctgggagttagtgtttaatggggactGTTTCTGTTTCACAATGAAaaggttctggagatggatggtggtgatggttgcacaacaagaTGCATGTGTTAATGCCCCTGACctacacacttaaaaatggttaagatggtgcCCTTGCctctggatagagcgttggcctgcggaccagagggtcccaggttcaattcctgtcaagggcatgcacctcggttgcaggctccaccccagtctgggccctggtgggggcacgtgcaggaggcaaccaatcgatgtgtttctttcacgtcgatatttctgtctttccctctctaaaaatcatggaaaaatatccttggatgaggattttaaaaaaaatggttaagatggtaaatttcatgttatatgtattttaccacaatttaaaaaacaatattgtgCATTATTAGAGCTTAAAATTTTCTTCACGAAAATCTGTTAGTCTCTACACATCGTACACATTTTTGAAGGCATCCttttgctgggggggggggggggcatggggagGGCGGTGCGTCGGGTTTCCTTACATCGTGCCCGCAGTCCATCGTGGCCCCAGCGTGGCCCAGCCCATCCACCTGGACAGCACCCAGCTCTCCAAGAAGTTCATCAGCGACTACCTTTGGAGTTTGGTGGACACGGAGTGGTAGCCGGAGCCTCTCGGACTGTCTTGCACAGAGCGGGAAGCATTTGTGGTGTGTGGTTAGTGCCTCGGTGGTGAGATCagcttaaaattaaatgtttaaacgTAAACGGGATTTTTACTgaattctccccctcctcctgattTTTTGCCTCAGATGCTGGACTGCCCCGGGCCAGGCAACCATAGAGAACTGACTTAACTGCCAGGCCTGTGACCACATCTGTGACAACACCGTGCCAATGACACATAGTGTATGAAGACAGATTCCGGGTCTTGATCATTTATTATTCAAGTTTGgccttttttttattcattcagagaGTATCTTTGAGTGCCACTGTGTGCCGGAACTGTGCTAGGCACCCAAGACACAGATGAAGGTGAAAAGGATCCCTTTGCCCCGTGGAGGAGTCACGTGTGAGCAGATGCCACCCCAGAGCTATGCCTGGTCAAAACTCATTTCCCAGCCTCTTTTGCAGCTAAATTGAGCCACTGAAATGTAAGTGGAAGTGTTATAGGAAACTTCTAGAAGGATCCTTAAAAGGCAAGGGAGTATACCCTTTCTTGCCCCTGCCGTTTATTTTCTGGAATTTGGGTGTGATGGCTGGAGACCTGGCAGCCACATTCCACAAGTAAGGAGGGGTGCAGCGCTATGGGGGTGATACAGAACTGGTATCTGATGATGGGAGAGCTGGTGTCAGCCCTGGACTTCTTTAAAGGGGGAGAAGAGGTTGACCTTAAACTATCCTGTGTGTGCCATTGTTACTTTTGTGTTTCTATCCCAAACAGTCAAAATAAACCCTAACTGATTAAGCATGGAACCTAGACCAGGGCCGGCCAATCAGTGTTCATCTAAAGCTCATTTCTGGTGATTGGGTACTCAGTGGGAAGCTCGAGACCTGCCTGCCTGAGGAGGGGGAAGTAGAGCCATGGACACCTGTTGCCCCCTGGATACAGCTTTGCCCGAAGCCAGTAGATTGTCCCAGGAAGCTCTGGGTGTTGGGTTCTGTACACCCCTATACAACTGAAGTGTTTACAATCAGCACAATTAGTGTTTTAATCAGAGACGGGCATTCTAGGCAGCGGGAACAGGAAGTTCTAGCAGCACCTGAGCACATCCAGTGGGCTCAGCACTGACCCCGGAGGTCCTGGGGCAAGGAAGCCTGCCTGCGGGGCTCTGGGGAGACGGGCCCAGTAAAGGGCCAATCGCCCATTCCGCTCACACGGTTCCAGAACTCCAGGGGCCCTGCTGCATGCCAGCGCCTGGCTGTTCTGTTCACACAGCCCTCCGGGCTGCTGCTGTTCCCCAGTCAGTTGAGTCTTGCGGTGTGAAGTGGGAGCAGAGCCCCCATCTGCACCATCCACGTCTAAAGGGCAACAGACGACCTACACTGGGGTTTTCCACCTCGGCCCTGGTGACCGTCGGGGCCAGTCATTGTCTGGTGGGCAGTCCTGGCATTGCAGGACATTGAGCAACATCCCTGGGCCTCCACCCGCTAGATGCCAGGAGCACCTACCTCAGTGTGACACCCACAAATGTTTCCGGCTACTTCCAGTGTCCCAGGGGGAGTCCCCCCAAGGCTGCTGACCAGCCTTGCAGCCAAAACAGGCTTTGGCCTGTGGTCAGCTGAGTAACAGTGGTCACTCTGGTGCCATTCCTGCTAGCACAGCTGgcctcccacctgctcacctTTGTGGGGGAGGTGCCAGGAGCGCCCCCGGCCCAGCTGAAAGTCCAGGACAGGAGAAGAGCATATTTCCCCTAAACCTAGAGTGCCTGGAGAGCAGCCGTGGGGTTGGGTCCATTGTTCCAGGGGGGCCATGGAGGCCTGTGCCTGCCTGCGGCTCGGTTTCCCCAAGAGGAAGATGGACCCTTTAGGGAGACTGCATGAACCCAGGCTCAGGGGCCATGTCTGTCCTCCCCTACACCCCAGTCTCCAGGGACTGACCCAAAGGAGTGAGCAAGTGTGTGTGGGAGCATGGCCTGGCCGGGGgccctgtgggtgggtgggttcaGGGAGGTGCCTGAGCTCACGGGCGGGGAGAGGCCCTGGCCCTCCAACATGCTTCGGCCCTGACTCACTGCCGGGATCTGGCCAGATGCCTGGGACAGCCAGCAGGATAGGCTCAGGCCCACAGCCTCCAGCCTgcgcccctgctcccacccccgcCCATTCTTGGAGCCTCTCCACCAGCTCTTTTCTGAATTCTGGAGGCTGGCCAGAAGCCGCTGAGTGCTAGCCCAGCCCTGTGGAGGAAGGAGTAAGATTCATGTCCCCAGGACCAGGGAGTAGGGAACCAGGCCACCAGACTACAGAACTGAGGGTCAGCCCTACACCGCCGCCCCATTCCTAATCCtgcgcccaccccacccccagcgtgGGCCCGGCACCATCCTGAGCAGGGAGGACGATTCATGTTACAGATGGGGAGACGGGCATGGCACGGACCAGTCAGGACAGTGGGGGCCCAGGGTCACTTCACTTTTCAGATGCGAAGGGGCCTCTGAGGCGTCTGCgccttgtccagggtcacacaggtaGAAAGAGACCAACAAGAACTGAGACTGACACCTGCACTTGGTCAAGCCCTAAAGGAGACAAGCAGGCCTGGGTTCAGATAcgtgaagtctttttttttttttttttaaggtgtggGAGGGGgcatatagttttgttttgttatagattttttattgatttcagagaagaaggg from Eptesicus fuscus isolate TK198812 chromosome 6, DD_ASM_mEF_20220401, whole genome shotgun sequence encodes the following:
- the SPC24 gene encoding kinetochore protein Spc24 isoform X1; this translates as MAAFRDMEELCQGLLSLLGANHAAAQQRRLLGRYGKMVERLLETQDGAEQQLREILKAETDVAQSLLDAKEQACQGGAELQQIEAKLQKASEQDTHLKASLLYPFLLLTRELEDLKEVEADLEKQEKEVDDDTTVTIPAAMYVAQLYHRISKIEWDYECEPGMIKGIHRGPSVAQPIHLDSTQLSKKFISDYLWSLVDTEW
- the SPC24 gene encoding kinetochore protein Spc24 isoform X2, producing the protein MAAFRDMEELCQGLLSLLGANHAAAQQRRLLGRYGKMVERLLETQDGAEQQLREILKAETDVAQSLLDAKEQACQGGAELQQIEAKLQKASEQDTHLKASLLQLTRELEDLKEVEADLEKQEKEVDDDTTVTIPAAM